In Mastomys coucha isolate ucsf_1 unplaced genomic scaffold, UCSF_Mcou_1 pScaffold20, whole genome shotgun sequence, one DNA window encodes the following:
- the LOC116098895 gene encoding pre-mRNA-splicing factor 18-like, protein MDVLRSEILWKWQLVEDRDLLEENKKYFKRSKLAKKEEEAYFERSGYKIQSKEDDQEPLTSSDLVMELELAEGSPPMTLSRPEVIRRLRERGELVRLFGETDYDAFQRLRTLEIRTPEGNESLRNDLKASLDKIDQQCLNEIVGAQEAGEVDTQNDLKVQEENTTMEELEALGESLGTGEDPKDMDIITKVLKFLLGVWAKELNAREDYVKLSVQGKLNSATHKQTESYLRPLFRKFQQRNLPADIKGSITAIIKFLLQREYVKANDAYLHMAIGNAPWPIGVTMVGIHARTGREKIFSKHVAHVLNDETQQKYIQGLKRLMTICQKHFPTDPSKYVEYNAL, encoded by the exons ATGGATGTCTTGAGATCAGAGATTCTGTGGAAGTGGCAGCTGGTGGAGGACAGGGACCTGctggaggaaaataaaaagtacttCAAGCGCAGTAAACTTgccaaaaaagaagaggaagcctATTTTGAAAGAAGCGGCTACAAGATACAGTCAAAAGAGGATGACCAGGAACCACTAACATCATCAGACCTAGTGATGGAACTTGAACTTGCAGAGGGAAGCCCTCCTATGACTCTTTCTAGGCCAGAGGTCATCAGAAGactgagagaaagaggagaactaGTTAGACTGTTTGGGGAAACTGATTATGATGCTTTCCAACGCTTAAGAACACTAGAGATTCGCACACCAGAAGGGAATGAGAGCTTAAGAAATGA tctgaaaGCATCTTTGGATAAGATAGACCAGCAGTGCTTGAATGAAATTGTGGGtgcccaggaagctggagaggtggaCACACAGAATGACCTGAAAGTTCAAGAGGAAAACACCACGATGGAAGAATTAGAGGCACTGGGGGAGTCCTTAGGGACAGGTGAGGACCCTAAGGACATGGACATCATCACCAAGGTTCTCAAGTTTCTTCTTGGTGTTTGGGCTAAAGAACTGAATGCCAGAGAGGACTATGTGAAGCTCAGTGTTCAGGGCAAACTGAACAGTGCTACCCACAAGCAGACTGAGTCCTACCTCAGACCTCTCTTCAGAAAGTTCCAGCAAAGGAATCTTCCTGCTGATATTAAAGGGTCCATAACAGCTATTATTAAGTTCCTGCTGCAGCGAGAGTACGTGAAGGCAAATGATGCTTACCTTCATATGGCCATTGGAAATGCTCCCTGGCCTATTGGTGTCACTATGGTTGGTATCCATGCCAGAACTGGCAGGGAGAAGATCTTTTCCAAGCATGTTGCACATGTCTTAAATGATGAGACTCAACAGAAATACATTCAGGGACTCAAGAGGTTAATGACAATTTGCCAGAAGCACTTTCCCACAGACCCATCGAAATATGTGGAGTATAATGCACTGTAA